A window of Armatimonadota bacterium contains these coding sequences:
- the fusA gene encoding elongation factor G, with amino-acid sequence MSRSHPLELVRNIGIAAHIDAGKTTTTERILYYTGKTHKIGEVHEGAATMDWMEQEQERGITITSAATSAFWRGSKLDKPEHKINIIDTPGHVDFTVEVERSLRVLDGLVAVYCAVGGVQPQSETVWRQANKYKVPRIAYVNKMDRLGAEFYDVVGKLRDRLGANAAPVAIPIGAESDFKGYIDLLTMKATIYTSDDGKDFEETDIPADLVDTAAEWREKLMESIAEFDDSIMERFLEGDEIPMEDLKKALRYGTVNNKIIPVLCGSSFKNKGVQFLCDCVTDYLPSPLDVDAIRGVDPDTDQEKLRKPSDDEPFSALAFKIASDKFVGRLTYVRVYSGMLKKGSQVTVSYRDPQTNEFRSRTERVGRILEMHANNRQDIDAVYAGEIVGVIGLSDVKTGQTLCDAANEIVLEAIKFPEPVIQVAIEPKSRADQEKLGSSLARLAEEDPTFRVFTDPESGQTIISGMGELHLDIIVDRLNREFGVQANQGKPQVAYRETVATTASAEGRFVRQTGGSGQYGVCTLEISPLEVGKGFEFQNKVVGGAIPKEYIPAVEKGVREALSNGVVAGYPVVDVRVAVTDGSYHDVDSNENAFKQAAIIGFREAMKKAKPILKEPIMHVEVTTPEGNVGDVVGDLNGRRGRIEGMDSAMGGVTIVNAHVPLAEMFGYVTTLRGLTQGRATPNVTPSHYEQVPNSIEKEIIERNNQGS; translated from the coding sequence ATGTCCAGAAGCCACCCGCTTGAACTTGTCCGCAACATCGGTATCGCCGCCCACATCGACGCCGGGAAGACGACCACAACCGAACGCATCCTCTATTACACCGGGAAGACCCACAAGATTGGGGAAGTGCACGAAGGTGCGGCGACCATGGACTGGATGGAGCAAGAGCAAGAGCGCGGCATCACCATCACCTCGGCAGCCACCTCGGCGTTCTGGCGCGGATCCAAACTCGACAAGCCCGAACACAAGATCAACATCATCGACACACCGGGGCACGTCGACTTCACCGTTGAAGTGGAACGCTCCCTGCGCGTGTTGGATGGGCTCGTCGCCGTCTATTGCGCCGTCGGCGGTGTCCAACCCCAGTCCGAAACGGTCTGGCGGCAGGCCAACAAATACAAAGTCCCCCGCATCGCCTACGTCAACAAAATGGACCGGCTCGGGGCGGAATTCTATGACGTCGTCGGCAAACTGCGCGACCGGCTCGGGGCCAACGCCGCACCCGTCGCAATCCCCATCGGCGCCGAAAGCGATTTCAAGGGGTACATCGACCTCCTCACCATGAAGGCCACGATCTACACCAGCGACGATGGCAAAGATTTTGAGGAAACCGACATCCCGGCAGACCTTGTCGATACCGCTGCCGAATGGCGCGAAAAGCTGATGGAGTCGATCGCGGAATTCGATGACTCGATCATGGAACGGTTCCTTGAAGGCGACGAAATCCCGATGGAAGACCTCAAAAAGGCCCTCCGGTACGGAACCGTCAACAACAAGATCATCCCCGTCCTCTGCGGAAGTTCGTTCAAGAACAAAGGCGTCCAGTTCCTTTGCGACTGCGTGACCGACTACCTGCCGTCCCCGCTTGACGTGGATGCCATCCGCGGTGTCGACCCCGACACGGATCAGGAAAAGCTGCGCAAGCCCAGCGATGACGAGCCGTTCAGCGCCCTCGCCTTCAAAATCGCTTCCGATAAATTCGTCGGACGGCTCACCTATGTCCGCGTTTACAGCGGGATGCTCAAAAAAGGCTCTCAAGTCACCGTCTCTTACCGCGACCCGCAAACCAACGAATTCCGGTCGCGGACTGAGCGCGTGGGCCGGATCCTGGAAATGCACGCCAACAACCGGCAAGACATCGATGCCGTCTATGCCGGCGAAATCGTCGGCGTGATCGGCCTTAGCGATGTCAAAACCGGTCAAACGCTCTGCGACGCCGCCAACGAGATTGTCCTCGAAGCCATCAAGTTCCCCGAACCGGTCATCCAGGTCGCAATCGAACCCAAGTCGCGCGCCGACCAGGAAAAACTTGGTTCCAGCTTGGCCCGCCTTGCCGAAGAAGATCCCACGTTCCGTGTTTTCACCGACCCGGAAAGCGGCCAAACGATCATCTCCGGAATGGGTGAGCTCCACCTTGACATCATCGTCGACCGCCTCAACCGGGAATTCGGCGTCCAGGCAAACCAAGGCAAACCGCAAGTCGCCTACCGCGAAACTGTGGCCACCACCGCATCGGCAGAAGGTCGCTTCGTCCGGCAAACCGGCGGTTCTGGCCAATACGGGGTCTGCACGCTGGAAATCAGCCCGCTCGAAGTCGGCAAGGGATTCGAATTCCAAAACAAGGTCGTCGGCGGGGCAATTCCCAAGGAATACATCCCGGCTGTCGAAAAGGGTGTCCGCGAAGCGCTGAGCAACGGCGTCGTCGCTGGTTACCCGGTCGTGGATGTGCGGGTTGCCGTCACCGATGGCAGCTACCACGACGTCGACTCTAACGAAAACGCCTTCAAGCAAGCCGCCATCATCGGGTTCCGCGAAGCCATGAAGAAGGCTAAGCCGATCCTGAAAGAACCGATCATGCACGTCGAAGTCACCACGCCGGAAGGCAACGTTGGCGACGTCGTCGGAGACCTCAACGGTCGGCGCGGGCGGATCGAAGGCATGGACAGCGCTATGGGTGGCGTGACAATCGTCAACGCCCACGTGCCCCTGGCGGAAATGTTCGGTTACGTCACAACCTTGCGCGGCCTCACGCAGGGCCGGGCAACCCCCAACGTAACGCCTTCCCACTACGAGCAAGTCCCGAACAGCATCGAAAAGGAAATCATCGAACGAAACAACCAAGGCAGCTGA
- a CDS encoding 30S ribosomal protein S12 — translation MPTVNQLVRKGRTKSTIKSKSPALKRNPFKRGVCTNVRTMTPKKPNSALRKVARVRLTNGVEVTAYIPGEGHNLQEHSVVLVRGGRVKDLPGVRYHIIRGAQQTGGVNNRKKSRSKYGTKRPKQAS, via the coding sequence ATGCCGACCGTTAACCAGTTAGTCCGGAAAGGCCGAACCAAATCGACGATCAAGTCGAAGTCGCCGGCCCTGAAGCGCAACCCCTTCAAGCGGGGGGTCTGCACCAACGTGCGCACCATGACGCCCAAAAAGCCGAACTCGGCTCTGCGCAAGGTCGCCCGTGTCCGGCTCACCAACGGTGTCGAAGTCACCGCCTACATCCCGGGCGAAGGGCACAACCTGCAAGAACACAGCGTTGTCCTCGTCCGCGGGGGCCGGGTCAAAGACCTCCCGGGCGTGCGCTACCACATCATCCGTGGCGCCCAACAAACCGGCGGCGTCAACAACCGCAAGAAAAGCCGCAGCAAATACGGCACCAAACGGCCCAAGCAGGCTTCGTAA
- the rpsG gene encoding 30S ribosomal protein S7: MPRKGPVPVRRILPDPVHGSVLLQRFINRLMLDGKKSKAEHIVYTSLQMAAAKVEAEPLEVFEKAMANVMPQMEVRPRRVGGQTYQVPMEVRQERKSTLALRWFVTFARKRSGKGMIDKLAGEFVDAYNNTGNAVKKKEDTHRMADANRAFSHYRF; this comes from the coding sequence ATGCCCCGAAAAGGTCCCGTCCCCGTCCGCCGCATCTTGCCCGACCCTGTCCACGGCAGCGTCCTCCTCCAGCGGTTTATCAACCGGCTCATGCTCGATGGCAAGAAATCCAAGGCCGAACACATTGTTTACACATCGTTGCAAATGGCCGCGGCAAAAGTCGAAGCCGAACCGCTCGAAGTCTTTGAAAAGGCCATGGCCAACGTCATGCCTCAAATGGAGGTTCGGCCCCGGCGCGTTGGCGGCCAAACCTACCAGGTTCCCATGGAAGTCCGCCAAGAGCGCAAGTCCACCTTGGCTCTGCGTTGGTTCGTCACGTTTGCCCGCAAGCGCAGCGGCAAAGGGATGATCGACAAACTCGCTGGGGAATTCGTCGACGCCTACAACAACACCGGGAACGCCGTTAAGAAAAAAGAAGACACCCATCGCATGGCCGACGCCAACCGTGCATTCAGCCACTATCGGTTCTAG
- the tuf gene encoding elongation factor Tu, with product MARAKFERTKPHVNIGTIGHVDHGKTTLTAAITGSLSLKGLSKKVNYDEIDNAPEEKARGITINISHQEYETETRHYAHVDCPGHADFIKNMITGAAQMDGAILVVSGTDGPMPQTREHILLSRQVGVPYIVVFINKVDLVDDEELLELVEMEIRELLSSFGFPGDDTPIVRGSAVKATQALEAGAGADDAALKPIYDLMDAVDAWIPTPERDTEKPFLCAVEDVFTITGRGTVATGRVERGTLNVNTEVEIVGISDTRKTTCTGIEMFRKLLDSCQAGDNVGLLLRGIDRKDIERGMVICKPGSIKPHTKFDSEVYVLAKEEGGRHTPFTTGYRPQFYFRTTDVTGTLHLPEGVQMVMPGENITMTVELIAPIAMEQGSKFAIREGGRTVGAGTITKVYE from the coding sequence ATGGCAAGAGCTAAATTCGAACGGACAAAGCCGCACGTGAACATCGGTACGATCGGGCACGTCGACCACGGCAAGACCACCCTGACCGCTGCCATCACCGGCAGCCTCTCCCTCAAGGGCCTCTCCAAGAAAGTCAACTACGACGAAATCGACAACGCTCCGGAAGAAAAAGCCCGCGGGATCACGATCAACATTTCGCACCAAGAGTACGAAACCGAAACCCGGCACTACGCGCACGTCGACTGCCCGGGCCACGCCGACTTCATCAAAAACATGATCACCGGTGCCGCCCAAATGGACGGCGCAATCCTGGTTGTCTCCGGTACCGACGGCCCCATGCCGCAAACGCGCGAGCACATCCTGCTTTCCCGCCAAGTCGGCGTTCCCTACATCGTCGTCTTCATCAACAAAGTCGACCTCGTCGACGATGAGGAACTCCTCGAACTCGTCGAAATGGAAATCCGCGAACTGCTCAGCAGCTTCGGGTTCCCGGGCGACGACACCCCGATCGTCCGCGGTTCCGCCGTTAAGGCCACCCAAGCGCTGGAAGCCGGCGCCGGCGCGGATGATGCCGCCCTCAAGCCGATCTACGACCTGATGGATGCCGTCGATGCATGGATCCCCACCCCCGAACGCGATACCGAAAAGCCGTTCCTGTGCGCCGTTGAAGACGTCTTCACGATCACCGGTCGCGGTACCGTCGCCACCGGCCGGGTCGAACGCGGCACCCTCAACGTCAACACCGAAGTCGAGATCGTCGGGATCAGCGACACCCGCAAAACAACCTGCACGGGTATCGAAATGTTCCGCAAACTGCTGGATAGCTGCCAAGCCGGCGACAACGTCGGCCTGCTGCTCCGCGGGATCGACCGCAAAGACATCGAACGCGGAATGGTCATCTGCAAACCCGGCTCCATCAAGCCGCACACCAAGTTCGATTCCGAGGTCTATGTCTTGGCCAAAGAAGAAGGCGGACGCCACACCCCGTTCACAACGGGCTACCGGCCCCAGTTCTACTTCCGCACCACGGACGTCACCGGTACCCTGCACCTGCCCGAAGGGGTTCAAATGGTCATGCCGGGTGAAAACATCACCATGACTGTCGAACTCATCGCCCCGATCGCTATGGAGCAAGGCTCCAAGTTCGCGATCCGCGAAGGCGGCCGGACGGTCGGCGCCGGTACCATCACCAAGGTCTACGAATAA
- a CDS encoding fasciclin domain-containing protein, protein MRFNTFAATAIVALAFASSIAAAPAKKDIVDTAVDSKQFPTLVSLVQKAGLVETLKSKGPFTVFAPTEEAFKKLDKKTLDAVLNDKELLKKVLLYHVVPGKVMAADVVKLNGKSANTALKGAEVHIKVKNGTVMIDGAKVVKTDIGATNGVIHVIDTVLVPSADELAGK, encoded by the coding sequence ATGAGATTCAACACCTTTGCCGCCACCGCCATCGTGGCGCTGGCCTTCGCCTCCTCCATCGCCGCTGCCCCTGCCAAGAAAGATATTGTCGATACGGCAGTCGACAGCAAGCAATTCCCCACCCTGGTTTCCCTGGTTCAAAAAGCTGGATTGGTGGAAACCCTGAAGAGCAAAGGGCCGTTCACGGTGTTTGCCCCCACTGAGGAAGCCTTTAAAAAGCTTGACAAGAAGACTTTGGACGCCGTACTGAATGACAAGGAACTTTTGAAGAAGGTTCTGCTTTACCATGTAGTGCCGGGCAAGGTGATGGCCGCCGATGTCGTCAAGCTCAACGGCAAATCGGCCAACACCGCCCTCAAAGGCGCTGAGGTTCACATCAAGGTCAAGAATGGGACGGTTATGATCGACGGAGCAAAAGTCGTCAAAACCGATATCGGGGCGACTAACGGAGTCATCCA